A single Camelus ferus isolate YT-003-E chromosome 3, BCGSAC_Cfer_1.0, whole genome shotgun sequence DNA region contains:
- the PCDH1 gene encoding protocadherin-1 isoform X2: MGPLRRSPGPGGQRVLLPTRLLALLLLLAPSPGHATRVVYKVPEEQPPNTLIGSLAADYGFPDVGHLYKLEVGAPYLRVDGKTGDIFTTETSIDREGLRECQNQLPGEPCILEFEVSITDLVQNGSPRLLEGQIEVQDINDNTPNFASPVITLPIPENTNIGSLFPIPVASDRDAGPNGVASYELQAGPEAQELFGLQVAEDQEGKQPQLIVMGNLDRERWDSYDLTIKVQDGGNPPRASSALLRVTVLDTNDNAPKFERPSYEAELSENSPIGHSVIQVKANDSDQGANAEIDYTFHQAPEVVRRLLRLDRNTGLITVQGPVDREDLSTLRFSVLAKDRGTNPKSARAQVVVTVKDMNDNAPTIEIRGIGLVTHQDGMANISEDVAEETAVALVQVSDRDEGENAAVTCVVAGDVPFQLRQASETGSDSKKKYFLQTTTPLDYEKVKDYTIEIVAVDSGNPPLSSTNSLKVQVVDVNDNAPVFTQSVTEVAFPENNKPGEVVAEVTASDADSGSNAELVYSLEPEPAAKGLFTISPETGEIRVKTSLDREQRDSYELKVVAADRGSPSLQGTATVLVNVLDCNDNDPKFMLSGYNFSVMENMPALSPVGMVTVIDGDKGENARVQLTVEQDNGDFVIQNGTGTILSSLSFDREQQSTYTFQLKAVDGGVPPRSAYVGVTINVLDENDNAPFITAPSNTSHRLLTPQTRLGETVSQVMAEDIDSGVNAELTYSIAGGNPYGLFQIGSHSGAITLEKEIERRHHGLHRLVVKVSDRGKPPRYGTALVHLYVNETLANRTLLETLLGHSLDTPLDIDIAGDPEYERSKQRGNILFGVVAGVVAVALLIALAVLVRYCRQREAKSGYQAGKKETKDLYAPKPSSKVSKGNKSKGKKSKSPKPMKPVEDEDESGLQKSLKFNLMSDTPGDSPRIHLPLNYPPGSPDLGRHYRSNSPLPSIQLQPQSPSASKKHQVVQDLPPANTFVGTGDTTSTGSEQYSDYSYRTNPPKYPSKQLPHRRVTFSATSQAQELQDPSQHSYYDSGLEESETPSSKSSSGPRLGPLALPEDHYERTTPDGSIGEMEHPENEPAGRSRP, from the exons ATGGGGCCCCTGAGGcgcagcccaggccctggggggCAACGGGTGCTGCTGCCCACCAGGCTGCTGGCACTACTGCTCCTGCTGGCTCCATCCCCAGGCCACGCCACCCGGGTGGTGTACAAGGTGCCAGAGGAACAGCCACCCAACACTCTTATTGGGAGCCTCGCAGCTGACTATGGTTTTCCAGACGTGGGCCACCTGTACAAACTAGAGGTAGGCGCCCCGTACCTGCGGGTAGATGGCAAGACGGGCGACATCTTCACCACTGAGACCTCTATCGACCGTGAGGGGCTCCGGGAATGCCAGAACCAGCTCCCTGGTGAGCCCTGCATCCTGGAGTTTGAGGTGTCTATCACGGACCTGGTGCAGAATGGCAGCCCCCGGCTGCTAGAGGGCCAGATAGAGGTCCAGGACATCAACGACAACACGCCCAACTTCGCCTCGCCAGTCATCACACTGCCCATCCCCGAGAACACCAACATCGGCTCACTCTTCCCCATCCCAGTGGCTTCGGACCGTGACGCTGGCCCCAATGGCGTGGCATCCTATGAGCTGCAGGCCGGGCCCGAGGCCCAGGAACTATTTGGGCTGCAGGTGGCGGAAGACCAGGAGGGGAAGCAGCCGCAGCTCATAGTGATGGGCAACCTGGACCGGGAGCGCTGGGACTCCTATGACCTCACCATCAAGGTGCAGGATGGTGGCAACCCCCCACGGGCCAGCAGTGCCCTGCTGCGAGTCACCGTGCTCGACACCAATGACAACGCCCCCAAGTTCGAGCGCCCCTCCTACGAGGCCGAGCTGTCTGAGAACAGCCCCATAGGCCACTCAGTCATCCAG GTGAAGGCCAATGACTCAGACCAAGGTGCCAATGCAGAGATCGACTACACGTTCCACCAGGCACCCGAAGTTGTGAGGCGTCTTCTGCGACTGGACAGGAACACCGGACTTATCACTGTGCAGGGCCCCGTGGACCGTGAGGACCTAAGTACCCTGCGCTTCTCGGTGCTCGCCAAGGACCGCGGCACCAACCCCAAGAGTGCCCGAGCCCAGGTGGTGGTGACTGTGAAGGACATGAACGACAATGCCCCCACCATCGAGATCCGGGGCATCGGGCTGGTGACCCACCAAGACGGCATGGCTAACATCTCAGAGGATGTGGCAGAGGAGACAGCTGTGGCCCTGGTGCAGGTATCTGACCGAGATGAGGGAGAGAATGCAGCTGTCACCTGTGTGGTGGCAGGTGACGTGCCCTTCCAGCTACGCCAGGCCAGTGAGACTGGAAGTGACAGCAAGAAGAAGTACTTCTTGCAGACCACCACCCCCCTCGACTATGAGAAGGTCAAAGACTACACCATTGAGATTGTGGCCGTGGACTCCGGCAACCCCCCACTCTCAAGCACCAACTCCCTCAAGGTGCAGGTGGTGGATGTCAATGACAATGCCCCTGTCTTCACTCAGAGTGTTACTGAGGTCGCCTTCCCAGAAAACAATAAGCCAGGTGAAGTGGTGGCTGAGGTCACTGCCAGTGATGCTGACTCGGGCTCCAATGCTGAGCTGGTTTACTCTCTGGAGCCTGAGCCGGCCGCCAAGGGTCTTTTCACCATCTCCCCTGAGACTGGAGAGATCCGGGTGAAGACATCCCTTGATCGGGAACAGCGGGACAGCTATGAGTTGAAGGTGGTGGCAGCCGACCggggcagccccagcctccagggcaCAGCCACCGTCCTCGTCAATGTGCTGGACTGCAATGACAATGACCCCAAGTTTATGCTGAGTGGCTACAATTTCTCAGTGATGGAGAACATGCCGGCACTGAGTCCAGTGGGCATGGTGACTGTCATTGATGGGGACAAGGGGGAGAACGCCCGAGTGCAGCTCACAGTGGAGCAGGACAACGGTGACTTTGTTATCCAGAATGGCACGGGCACCATCCTCTCTAGCCTAAGCTTTGATCGGGAGCAGCAAAGCACCTATACCTTCCAGCTAAAGGCGGTGGATGGTGGTGTTCCACCTCGCTCAGCTTACGTTGGTGTCACCATCAACGTGCTGGATGAGAATGACAATGCACCCTTTATCACCGCCCCTTCCAACACCTCCCACCGGCTGCTGACCCCTCAGACACGTCTGGGTGAGACAGTCAGCCAAGTGATGGCTGAGGACATAGACTCTGGTGTCAATGCTGAGCTGACCTACAGCATCGCCGGTGGCAACCCTTATGGACTCTTCCAGATTGGGTCACATTCAGGCGCCATCACCCTGGAGAAGGAGATTGAGCGGCGCCACCACGGGCTGCACCGCTTGGTGGTGAAGGTCAGTGACCGCGGCAAGCCCCCACGCTATGGGACAGCCTTGGTCCACCTGTATGTCAACGAGACCCTGGCCAACCGCACGCTGCTGGAGACCCTGCTGGGCCACAGCCTGGACACGCCACTGGACATCGACATTGCCGGGGATCCAGAATACGAGCGCTCCAAGCAGCGTGGCAACATCCTCTTTGGCGTGGTGGCTGGTGTTGTGGCCGTGGCCTTGCTCATCGCCCTGGCCGTGCTCGTGCGCTACTGCCGGCAACGGGAGGCCAAGAGTGGCTACCAGGCTGGCAAGAAGGAGACCAAGGACCTGTACGCCCCCAAACCCAGCAGCAAAGTTtccaagggaaacaaaagcaagggCAAGAAGAGCAAGTCTCCCAAGCCCATGAAGCCAGTGGAGGACGAGGACGAGTCCGGGCTACAGAAGTCCCTCAAGTTCAACCTGATGAGCGACACCCCTGGGGACAGCCCCCGCATCCACCTGCCCCTCAACTACCCACCAGGCAGCCCTGACCTGGGCCGTCACTATCGCTCTAACTCCCCACTGCCTTCCATCCAGCTGCAGCCGCAGTCACCCTCGGCCTCCAAGAAGCACCAGGTGGTGCAGGACCTGCCGCCGGCAAACACATTCGTGGGCACCGGGGACACCACGTCCACGGGGTCTGAGCAGTACTCCGACTACAGCTACCGCACCAACCCCCCCAAATACCCCAGCAAGCAG